The genome window TGTTGGGTTTCATCCCTGATCTGATGATATTTACAGCCCAACAGTTGACAAGTTAGGTTTGTTTGGATTGATATTTTCTCCCCAAACCTGACCCATCCAACATTGACAGAATCGATTGCAAAATAGGTTGGAAGACATACATGGATCCATCCCACAGGATAAAGGGATCTTtcatttagaattttaaaaacttcCTCCTCATTTGTAGCTTGACACTGTGATTCAATGCAGCAAGTtagcaacaattaataataaaatcaggCCCTCTTGAAAATATGtgctaaaaaatattgtaaaactGGATACTAACAGAATTGGAAGCTGATTCCTGCTTTGGTATGATCAGGGTAGTCAAATAGAGGGTTCCCTTCTCCTGGATAATTGAAGGATATAATGGTATTTcagtttcaaattttgtaatgcATATGATCACATCAGGttccttatttttttccataaaacAAAACCTTACATGGCAGCCAAAGGCAATAAGTTAAAGGTTTTAtactttataattaatattcttaCAAGATAGGCACCAAGTATACCACAAGTTTCCAAATCCTTTTCTGTATTTTCTTTAGCAAGATCAAGAAAGTCCTCCATTAACCGCATTGACTGGAAACATGAAATGAATACTTATTAAACATAAATAGCCTGCAATAGTATAGACTGTATGATGGTAATAGACAATTTTGATGTTAAACACAAGTCCAGCAGTGCCACAAATTTGAAAATAGACAATTTTAATGTTCAGTGTGAGATAGGTTCAGACATGGAGTACTAGTTCTTACAATATGAACATCCCGTTCGTTGTCCGACTTTGAGGATCCATCACCTGAATTAAAAGCTGTAACATGAGAACTTTGTGCATCTTGAGGCACTGTCTCCACAAAACACAAGGCAGGGGAAGGCCAGGACTGAGTTACTTtttgaagcaagaagtatctgTTGGCTGTCTTAATAGCAGCCGGTTTACAAACCAGTGAGCACCAACTAGTACTCAAATTTCCTAATGGGAATGATGGAATCTCAGATGTGTCCTCGCCATCGACAATCGCGCTGCATCCcattcaaacaaaacaaattgccaatgtatgtcaaaatattacaattatgtTCTAATAACACCTACACAATCTGTGGGCTGTTTTAGAAAACTCAGAAAAATCATTGCTCCTCACCTCCTAAAAAGATGAAGTAAGAAATAGATGttgaatattatatttgtaCCTTTGAATATTGCTTTCTGCTGTATCACAATTTCTAACCTGTCATAGAAAGTACTATAAATGACAAAGACCACCAAAGGtaatttaaaatggaaaaaggGGGTGGGAGATGTGCAGCTTTACCTTCTTACTACTTACATCCTTTTCTTCATTAGACCTTTTGTACATCTGAGAGATCAATAGTTGAACAATCAATTGTATATTTCAAAGACTCAAAACACCTAAATAATAGACAATCATATACTAAAGATACTTTATCCTCTTTTTTAACATCAATCCTCCTTTCTCAGCCCAAGGCTAATCCCTTTATGAGCAGCATTATTCAAATCCTTAGAAGGAACCAATACTTTGCTAACTACGATATCCAAATTAAACCACcctttaacaaataaaataaactcatGCAACACAACCAGAGTCCAGAAAGAGAAACTGGGAAAACGGTTGCTCAGCACATTTTCTAGCATAAATGAATTGTGGAAACCCTTTATTTGCAAAATTATTGAGTTTGCCAAGCTTTCACATGCTAAAGATGATCAATATCCATATTTTCTTTagattccccctcttccatattTTCTTTAGATTCCCCCTCTTTCTTGGTTTTGGCTAAAAAATCTGTTAGTTTGTTTCTGGTACTCTGCATATTAGATGAAACATGAAACTAAGGAAAAGGATTCATATTTGTTACCTTTGTTACAGtgaagtttttcttttatcaactGAGATGAATGATTCAGTTGCTGAGATGCACGTGCACCTTGGAGAGAATTTACCACTGAATCAACCAAAAACAAGATCAACCTCTCCTCTATCCTTCCTAGACAAGGcaaatatatgttttataaaGTTCATCTAAAATTTTCAGGAGACCGTACATAATCTCAATCCAGAAAATTGTATTATTCTATAGAAAGATAATTGGATAAATCTAAAGTTCTGAACAGTTGAATAGAAAACTGCGCAGCATATGGCTCCATTTGTACATTATCTATCACTACAAAAGCCACGTGGAACTCCAACATGGAGTTTTATGTAAATGTGTAAATTAAGCttagttgaaaaaataaatctttatcCTTACCCAATTTTTTTGGTACAGAGACTAATTGTGATTTGTGAATACCTCTTTTAACTAAGATTCAAAAtttgattaccatattgttgataCCAGTCCCCTCTAGCAGTTAGTTGAAAGAGTTAATTTTATCATAGtgtgaatgttttaattttgaataagaGAACATTCCAAATAGTACCTGTAACCAAGGaagtaaaatcaaattgaaaaatcaGAAATAAAGCAACTAAAATCAGAAATGAGACGAAAAAGCTAACAGGCAAATGCAAAATCTTTGCAGTTGtaacggaaaaaaaaaaactatataggCCGTGATGAGTGACAAGTTAATTCCTGCTTTTATACCCATAGATCATAAGAGTCATAAAGGTGATTTAAGTCATACAGATGATTTGGTATTCGGGAGACTGACATAAGGATtggagttttttttaatgattgcaTAAGGGTGTTGGAGTGATAAGGAGGTTATGAGATTCAATCTTTCACTAATATAgcatgttaattattaatatttattgataaaaaaaaccttaaaaatCATAGTTATAATAtggtttaattattaatttggtctccaaaattaaaattctttgggGGACAAAGGGGAGCAGAGCCggaagtgaagaaaaaaaaaaggaaaatagtttttttaaaataataataaatgtaatgataattaaaaatcgTTATTATTCGTAAAATACACCTATACTGGTTGCAGACTATAATTGGATGGGTTAAAAAAGTCCAGATCTAATTCGGATTAAATAATGAAGCTCAAATCctataaaagtttatttttgtgagtttttaACAAGTTTTTACGATCTTAATATTAGGTTAGACTAAAATGTCCGTATTTATTTTGGGCTAAAAAATTTAATCCAAATTCTATATTTATCATCTCTATACACAAAACTCATATAAAGTGACATAAACAATTAATTTCAATGCatgaatagaaaaataaaattctataaaagCAGGAGGCTGGAAAAATATTACTGATGAGTGACACATATGAATAcatttagactaatttaatataatttttaattatacaaatatgttttacaaatataatttctctaaattgtatttggataaCATTACTCTTccttaagcaagaaaaaaaattgtagttaCTAATCTTATATGAATTGTATAAAAACAAGgcaactcaaaattttaaatataatgaaGAGAAAATACAATGGAGAAATAACTTGatagtattaaatttttatatgacgTGGTACTCTATGAATTGTTAAATCTGCGAAGCCAAGAACGAACTACTAGAAAAGCATACAAACACCATCCATTCAGATGCATTACATGACAAATTGGCAACGGCGTCAAATCACATTcacaaaatattcttttttccaAGAAAACATTTTATGCAACAACGATAGGATAGTTTCATTCAGAGTCACCACTTTTTGTGGCTTAAGGACACATGATATAGTAGCTAATACTCTTCACTCGTATTGGCTGTGAGAATTGAGATAAGGAAGCAGTGTCCGTTACAACCCCTTTATCCTTTTGGTAAATTAAATGCTTCTcttcaaattcattttcattctccTTCTCCCTTTGGTCTTATGCAGCAGAAACACCTAACAGTTTAGCCATTCTTTCTCTCATTTTATTTAGTAACAACAATTTCATTCACAGGACAAGCTAGAACAAAGTTCAACCACACTAAACCAAATTAGCTACCCTTTTGGTACTCTCTTCAATTTCCTCTCTTATTTCCaattaatttgttgaaatttgTATAACCTAAGGTTTGGACTTAGAGCTTTCCTAATTTTCCAACAAAGTGCTGTCATGCGACGTAATTATTAGAATTTTACTGCTTTTGGCACCCATGAGAAATTACTACTACTTTTCACCCACTTTCTCGCCGTTGGACAGTGAATGTTTGTTGTTCTAAAGTAGTTTTTCATATGTGTTAATAGTACAACCCCAATTTCCAAACACAACTTGCTTTTGCTCTTTTCCTTGATTATCAATAGCAATTTGCCTACTTGTCGGAGTAATTAATAGATTGATATCATTGATTTGTGTGTGCATGACAGGGTAAAGAGAGTCATGGCTGGAGCATTAAAAAAGTGCATGATGCTGTGTTGCACGAGCAAGATTGTCTCGGtacattattcatttattaaatcATGCTTCAACTTTCATGTCTatctttgcttcttttttttttttccataacgtGTTGGtgagaaaattttcttttgttgttaagTACGTAATGATATAGTACACAGATAGATAGAAGGGGGAGGTGAGGGTGTGGGTGAGGATGTCCTAGAATCGACCCAATGCATATCCAAgttcaaagaaaatttaaaaaatgaaatttttttaaaccaacaaaactaatttattaattttattataagtttatttaaaatttagtttttattttttttaagacgtAAGgtggtatttttattttaaaaactaatttgtagttaaagacaagaattttaaaattaaacttaaaaattgtttaataattttataatgtttttttttttaattttcctctctctcacacacacacacaaacacacacaataTACCAcgcatttttcttatataacaaGAGTCTACATGctgtcattttcttttcaaatgttACTGattaaatttacttaattataatttgtctAGTTGTTAATACCAAAACTTATTATATGCATATAAAgtgttacaaaaaaataataattatatgcaTATAAGTCTATAGTTCACATGGCACACATATGTCAAGGCCAAGGGAGGCATCAAGTCAACTACTTTGAAAATTAGTAGTATAAAGGATTTAGATGTAGTAGAGTACTTTTTTTACGGTATATAGTAGAGTACTAGAAATGCAAACTTATCTTGTAAAAAACTTACGtttaaatataaacaatttatttGATCAAGCCAAATTTAAAGCTTGGGTTTGGCCAGAGAGCTAGACTTAATTTAAAGCTTAATTTAAAGCTTCAGAAGCCAAACTTATCTTGTGAAGTTTAATTATCGTTGTATTCATAACAATGACAGGGATGTATAATAGTTGTCCCCTACCATTATTATCGTCCCCTTTCACTATAATAGATTACTAATTAGGGAGGAAAGACTTaaggatgaagaaaaaaaaaagagaagaaagattaTGGGATAAATCTCTTTACTGACATTTTAAACTAAGTTAACAAAGTAATATATTTCAGAAAATTAGGGAATGGAtgtaaaaggaaagaaaaaaaaatattgctactagaaaaaaaatgcaatggaAAAATAAGGGCtggttattttggttttaaaattaaaatttgatttaatatacaaattttaaaagcatGCAAAAtctcatgaatttttttttaaaaaaaattcaaatattataattaaaatttcaaagttcaattttatttttaaacgcCAACTCTAAATTTAATCTCATGCATTAAACAAATACTTCAAAACTTTCAAACGCTTACTTAGTTTTTGATTATTGGtgtgaaataatatttattatttttttcaacaaaaattcTTTGCTTAAAAATTGATTGGATCacctttaataaatttttatttccaattacatattcttatttataaCACTCAAATACAACTCCCCTTCAATTAAGAGATTCGAGTTGTTCTACTCATACAAATAATATGTTAgtaagaattttatttattatgtataatttattttttgtaaatattatataaattcaaCTCTAATTatcatttctatatttttttcattgaaattgaaacctCATACAAGCTCAGTCAATCGTAATAGCTAATTAATTGCAATTAAATTGTCCcatcactttctcttttgatgtTCCTTCTCAATAAAGTCAACTTTAGCAAAAAAATTGCTTTAGTTGGTCATCACAACCTCTCAATTCCCACCACGCCTTCTATTTCGGGTTATACCATAGCCATACCAAACTCCATTCCACTTCCCTTGTTTTTTCTAATTACTAATGCTAATTTGATGTTCCAACCTTTCCAAACGAAGATAATGCTAGTGTTTAAAGTAGCAAATAGATGCagtttttatgttgttttctaattaaaattaaatttttataatttaaggatattttaatataatttttaaggcaagactctaattttaattagagaataatatatataccaaaAGTATTCAAAGAAACTttctaaatttcttttaaaaatatagccTGCATAGTGCACACTTTTtgtaacaacaaaaaattacagCTTGCATGCACTTGCTCCTTTTTTAGATTAGAAATATTATGtgctaaaatttaattaagatataaaTTATACATTTCTCATATAAAGGATTATAGTATAATActcattttcttaaataaaaataagaaataagtaGTTAAAAGGGATTTTATCTCCTAAATGTCGTTgtcataaaagtaaaaaatataaaatttaagaaaatattgtttGGAATATAAATAcaagtaaatatatttattaaattattcctTTTGAAACTATTAACCatttgattgaaaataataaacaaaaaaattaacattttttcatCTTGTACATTAATATCTTctatatatcatattaaaacttttaaatttagtagtttaaaaaataattataaccaaATGTTTCTAATAacttgttcttttttatcaaatattttggtTGACTAAGTTATAGATTAACTAAATCAATgtcttatcaaaattaaatacacGCATAAACTCATTCATCAAATGTTTTTCTTCTAGTGaaataaagttataaattaaacaaatgagCTACTATAAGTTAATTTCTAGTTAATTGAAATGACTTGttaaatattagtatttttcCTGTATTTAGtgggaaaaaaagtaaaaggaaagaaatggGTGAGAGAGAAAGTAACCCATGATAATGAAATGGGTTTAATTTAgccaaaaaagaaattgaaatgtgaGGGGAAAAATTGTGCCCACGTATTTTTTCAGTCTCTACTTATATGGCAAGAAAATCGGGAAGAAGAGCTGGCTTTTTCTTACCTTCCACTTATGTCACTTTTGGACCACTttcaatggaaaagaaaaatactgtTCTTATGAGAGCAAAGGGGTAGTTCATGTCAACGTGAGAAAGTGGGGAACAAAAGAGAATCTTTTTacactgaagaaaaaaaaaactaaaataaaaataatttatcaataatatattatagttttttataCTAAAGAAATAAGGAAATGGATTGAGCCTTAGCCCTCtcctataacaaaatataatattaatataatattacaaatCTTATAAAGACatggttatttatttaagaagatatcatttttttctatctattatttattttactatataaataaataagattttcacttttccttatattttcttttttagacgAGTGTtcataatattatgttaataataaattattagttaaaacttattaaaaattacaaaatcaaaaaagagaTCTATCATATAAGATGTGAGATTCactaaattttgtgattttaaataaatttcatccAATCAACTAGAAAGGgtgcattaaaaaatataagcaaattatgtaattttattaaatgctATCATTTCTAAAATactcttcatttaattttaatgattcttttttattcatgatattaagtttcaataaatattctatgttaataatattttatattattagttaaattttattaaaaactataaaatcaagAAAGAAATTCTTCATATAAAAGGTGAgattaactaaatttaataattttcaataaattttatttaatcaataagAGAaggtgttttaaaaaatgtaagtaactaattttgttttatgtaatattattattcttaaaacattctttattaattctaattttatttttaatcatttttttttatttatgatatcaagtttaataaaaaatattttaaaaataattttatttttttccttgagattaataaaattaaataatatcaattaagttttagttagttatttttttcttatacttcCGTAATGgagcataacattttttttttaccatttttctattttattttttgaaatcaaatgaaAGAAATGTTTGTGTTGTTGGCAATAAATTTAGACCAGTGTTGAGTGGCTAATTCCCTTCTTTGCCTCTCTACACAGCCAATAAAAACTCAAACAGTCATAGCCATATATCTGCTTATCATATCACAAACACAAACTTCCTTATTTTCTTCCAAATCTCACCACCCAGAAAGCACAAAAGCTACACACATAtccaatcttttctttttcttcatttcgtCCACCAGATTCATACACAATTCACGTATACGTACAATTATTAAGTAATTGATTTCCACCAATCTCTTTCTTTGATGATCAATCATTAATTGATCCATTGTTGTTTACCTGTAAAATTCATAGAGATTTCGTACATACTAGTTATTGATCGATTCATCGATTATGAATGATGATTTCCATTATATATATGAAGAGATTGATGATCGTGTGTTGTTTTTGTTTGGAACCCAAATAGAAGGAAGAGATGGCAGGAGAATCATACGAGGAAGCCATCACGAGTCTGACCAAGCTTCTCAGGTAACTCTTTTCAGAAAAACATTGTCGTCCTTTTCTGTCATTTCGCTAAGTTTCCTCTCCCACAAATATCACCATCTAGGAAATATAAAGTTGACCTAACAAAGGAAAgtgatagaaaaaataaataaataaaatatcacgaATTTGAATCCTCtaactaataattataataaaattaacaaactaatattttgttgataaaaaataaaaataatgagctACCTCGTACGCGTTTTGgtttctgtttttttctttagtgAGAAAGCTGAGCTCGGTGGCGTTGCCGCCGCAAAGATAAAGGAGCTGACGGCGGAGCTTGATGCCGCCGGTTCGAAGCCGTTTAACCCGGAGGAGAGGATCAGAACCGGGTTTATTCactttaagaatgagaaatttgAGTACGTATCTTTAATTTCTCCTTTGtctttttccttcatttatCTCTACCTAGCCATAATATAGAGTTAGGAACCTTCTAATTGGTTGGAATTTGCTATACTATGAATAGAGTTCATTAGTGTATAATAGTAATCTGAttatatgattaaataaaagtatactTTTTTTGGATTTTACTCCTTTGTAGtaaacaagaataaaataagaatcttgataagaaaattaaatccaTATTTTAGCACATCCGTATATGCATgtatacataatatatatttttaactccAAGGAAGTTGATGTACCAAAAAAACTCCAAGGGAGTTGATCAAATAGACAAGATCTCGTACTACAAAACATAAACATGTCTCACTATTGAACTATAACTATTTCTTTTGAGGTGAAATAAGTGTAAGGTGTTTTTTGTTAACACTTGAGACTTTCCTATCTTGAGTTAGAGCATCATCTCATCTCTctaaatattttagaataatatatatattagaataatTACCTTAGCAACAATTAAATCCAAAAACtaatgtttgataaaaaaaaatccaaaaattgatGTACTTTACTATCTCAATATATtctaattagtttttataattactgaatcattgaataaaatcttaaattaatccttaatttaaaaaacatttgatatGTACAAGCACATAtcatatcaaaattattattatattttactctagttatttaaaaatttgtgtACAAATATACcatatcaaatttataataatatagaatttattattatgtacAAGTACAAAATGTGGCATTCTGCATGGCACGTACaagttatttataataaatcccAAATATACCATATCATAATTTACTTATGTCATGTCTTAACTAGAAGTTTATATTATGAAATTTGTTATTGTATTttactttagttatttaaataattatttgttagtttctgattttataaaatattttttaatttttaatagaaaaatttaaaataaaaaaataaacaatattttataaaatcaataactaacaaaatattattaatatttaaaaataattttttgatgcATAGTCCTCTTTTATCCCTTTTTCGTCACATAACAACCTCAAAATAAAATGGAAAGCGTGACAGACGGTGGCACTTTAAGTTTACAATATTAAGTGGCAACGTAAGCAGATGTTTAATCAaccataaataaatgaaaagcatGAGATGGCCAATGTCTAAAGATGTTTTGTTTTTGGTCCAAAAAGGGCACTTTTCGTGTTAAATTTGATCCTTCGTTGTCGTTTCGGAAATTAAGGCTGGTACTCAATGCATgttctatttttactttttaattatttttagcaaGTGAGGGAATTACAGTTTCCCTGATATTGGGTGGACATGCTTTGTATTTTTCAGGAAAAATCCTTATCTATATGGTGAGCTTGCCAAAGGCCAGAGCCCAAAGGTAAGCCATGTTATTAGTTTCATAATCACTAGCtagttacttaattagttttctTAATTCCTAATTTGCCCTTTGGGTTTGGGCACATGGACCTTGCTGGTACATTAATTTATGGTGAAGTTGAATTTGGTACTTTCAACTATAACGACATGAAAACagacaaacaaaataaattcaaagGGGACAATTGTTTTCAGATTCATTAATTAAATCCTCTATTCCTACTATTATACAACATGGGCATGTGTTAACCTATTAttaataactatatatatatataattggtcCCAACTTTCTTAGATGGTATAATGTACTCATCTAGGACTTTTGAtgcctatatataaaaaaatttcattgcaattttttatattatttgaatctATTACGGTCTAGTAAGCATTGACCTTGATGtttttcattatattataaAGTCAGATTCTCTTTTAATAAGTTTATGTTGCCACTAGTGAATACTATTATATAACATTCTTATGGCACACATGCAGTTTATGGTATTTGCATGCTCAGACTCGAGAGTTTGTCCATCTCATATTCTGGATTTCCAACCGGGTGAAGCCTTTATGGTCCGAAACATTGCTAACATGGTTCCACCATATGACAAGGTTTACTCATATCCCTAAATGCTTAATGTTTGGAGGGCCAATATACTTTGGttctatttataagaaatatgttgtaataattttagttttagtgCAAAATGCACTACAActaatttcttataaataacatcagatataatataaaacaaaatagttaTATATGTTGATAAAAATGTCCAATATATAACTCTAGTTTgttcaaagttaaaaaatttcacaaaatttactGTAAATCTCATTTTTTGTTGAGTCTGAGTCAATCCTTAAATTTGTTGtgcaaattgaaaatataattgtaaATCATAAACATAACTCAGTCAAATTTGTCGTCCAAAGTCATCTTCTATTTGGGTTGCCGTTTTGGTGTTTCAAATTAGCACAAAAGTTTGAATGGCTTTGTGTTATTGTAGACGAAGTATTCAGGAGCTGGGGCTGCCATTGAATATGCAGTATTGCATTTAAAGGTAATTTTTTCTCATCCTGTGTTCCTCTCTTTCTTTTATGCATGCTTATCTTATGGTGCTCTAATAATGGT of Glycine soja cultivar W05 chromosome 1, ASM419377v2, whole genome shotgun sequence contains these proteins:
- the LOC114409870 gene encoding AMSH-like ubiquitin thioesterase 2 isoform X1 — its product is MYKRSNEEKDVSSKKVRNCDTAESNIQSAIVDGEDTSEIPSFPLGNLSTSWCSLVCKPAAIKTANRYFLLQKVTQSWPSPALCFVETVPQDAQSSHVTAFNSGDGSSKSDNERDVHISMRLMEDFLDLAKENTEKDLETCGILGAYLEKGTLYLTTLIIPKQESASNSCQATNEEEVFKILNERSLYPVGWIHTHPSQSCFMSSVDLHTQYSYQVMIPEAFAIVLAPNDTSRSCGLFRLTKPEGMNILKNCQETGFHPHKEPDNGSPVYEHCSNVYKNSNLRFEIFDLRQK
- the LOC114409870 gene encoding AMSH-like ubiquitin thioesterase 2 isoform X2; the protein is MYKRSNEEKDVSSKKVRNCDTAESNIQSAIVDGEDTSEIPSFPLGNLSTSWCSLVCKPAAIKTANRYFLLQKVTQSWPSPALCFVETVPQDAQSSHVTAFNSGDGSSKSDNERDVHISMRLMEDFLDLAKENTEKDLETCGILGAYLEKGTLYLTTLIIPKQESASNSTHPSQSCFMSSVDLHTQYSYQVMIPEAFAIVLAPNDTSRSCGLFRLTKPEGMNILKNCQETGFHPHKEPDNGSPVYEHCSNVYKNSNLRFEIFDLRQK
- the LOC114409882 gene encoding carbonic anhydrase 2-like isoform X1 codes for the protein MAGALKKCMMLCCTSKIVSKEEMAGESYEEAITSLTKLLSEKAELGGVAAAKIKELTAELDAAGSKPFNPEERIRTGFIHFKNEKFEKNPYLYGELAKGQSPKFMVFACSDSRVCPSHILDFQPGEAFMVRNIANMVPPYDKTKYSGAGAAIEYAVLHLKVENIVVIGHSCCGGIKGLMSIPDDGTTASEFIEQWVQICTPAKSKVKAGPSDLSFSEQCTNCEKEAVNVSLGNLLTYPFVRDGVVNKTLALKGAHYDFVNGTFELWDLNFKLFPTVSV
- the LOC114409882 gene encoding carbonic anhydrase 2-like isoform X2 — translated: MAGESYEEAITSLTKLLSEKAELGGVAAAKIKELTAELDAAGSKPFNPEERIRTGFIHFKNEKFEKNPYLYGELAKGQSPKFMVFACSDSRVCPSHILDFQPGEAFMVRNIANMVPPYDKTKYSGAGAAIEYAVLHLKVENIVVIGHSCCGGIKGLMSIPDDGTTASEFIEQWVQICTPAKSKVKAGPSDLSFSEQCTNCEKEAVNVSLGNLLTYPFVRDGVVNKTLALKGAHYDFVNGTFELWDLNFKLFPTVSV